One region of Juglans regia cultivar Chandler chromosome 4, Walnut 2.0, whole genome shotgun sequence genomic DNA includes:
- the LOC108992533 gene encoding transcription factor MYB60-like produces MGRPPCFDKFGVKKGPWTPEEDIILVSYIQEHGPGNWRSVPTKTGLLRCSKSCRLRWTNYLRPGIKRGNFTPHEEGMIIHFQALLGNKWAAIASYLPQRTDNDIKNYWNTHLKKKLKKFHSVLDPTVASDSTTTQSVTKSFNESRNLDIISNPAPSLRLNQSCTYASSTENISRLLEGWMRSSPKTDTHLRGPQNKILDEESNEKKCDFGNSAEMTNLLQCYQPKDEQEGNGDLISQEEFDSMLSFENMNNAAWDKSTCDSVPDQSPQTAAANCDQKVNVTTERNKLRSEKNPPLSFLEKWLLDESAGQVEDDQMMDLSQMF; encoded by the exons ATGGGGAGGCCTCCTTGCTTCGATAAATTTGGCGTCAAGAAGGGGCCATGGACCCCTGAGGAGGACATCATCCTAGTCTCTTACATCCAAGAACACGGTCCAGGAAATTGGAGATCAGTGCCTACCAAGACTG GGTTATTAAGGTGCAGCAAAAGTTGCAGGCTTAGATGGACAAACTACCTCAGACCAGGAATCAAACGAGGGAACTTCACTCCCCATGAAGAAGGGATGATAATACATTTTCAAGCTTTATTGGGTAACAA ATGGGCTGCCATAGCTTCTTACCTCCCGCAAAGGACAGACAATGATATAAAAAACTATTGGAACACCCACCTgaagaagaagctgaagaaATTTCATTCAGTCTTGGATCCAACGGTAGCATCAGACTCAACTACAACTCAGTCTGTAACCAAAAGCTTCAATGAGAGTAGAAACTTAGATATCATCTCCAACCCTGCCCCATCTCTCAGGCTAAACCAGTCCTGTACATATGCCTCAAGCACGGAGAACATTTCACGACTTCTAGAAGGCTGGATGAGATCTTCACCAAAGACTGACACCCATCTCAGAGGaccccaaaacaaaatacttgaTGAAGAAAGCAATGAAAAAAAGTGCGATTTCGGCAACTCCGCGGAGATGACTAATCTTCTTCAGTGCTACCAACCCAAAGACGAACAAGAAGGTAATGGTGATTTGATCTCTCAAGAAGAGTTTGATTCGATGTTATCCTTCGAGAATATGAACAATGCAGCGTGGGACAAGTCGACCTGCGATTCTGTGCCCGATCAGAGTCCTCAAACTGCTGCTGCAAATTGTGATCAGAAAGTTAATGTAACGACGGAGAGAAATAAACTGAGATCTGAGAAAAATCCTCCATTGTCATTTCTTGAGAAGTGGCTCTTGGATGAAAGTGCTGGTCAAGTAGAGGATGATCAAATGATGGATTTGTCTCAAATGTTCTAA